TGCGGCACCCGATTCCAACGACCCCCGCGCCTTTGGACGCCGGTCATCGATCACGGAACGACTGCGATGTGTCGATCTAGTATCGGGACAGGTCATCTGGACCCAACAAAACGAATGTCGATACCAAGACTTGTACGGGTACGAAGCCGGACCGCGATCGAGTCCCACCGTGCACCAAGACAGTGTCTATACACTTGGGGTTCGCGGTCGCCTGACTTGTCGATCGCTACGCGACGGCACTGAACGATGGGCGGTGGAAACCGTTGATCAATTCGCTGTGGTCCAGAATTTTTTCGGCGTCGGATCGGCTCCTCTGGTCATCGGTGATTTGGTCATCGTCATGGTGGGCGGCAGCCCCGACGAAGACCAAGAAGTTCCACCGGGACAGTTGAACCGCGTCAGCCCGAATGGCACCGGCTTGGTTGCTTTCGATCGAAACACAGGTCAAGTGCAGTGGCAAACCGTTGACGATCTGGCCAGCTACAGCAGTCCACGTCCGATTCAGATCGACGACAAAGCGTGTGTCTTGTTGTTGGCCCGCGATCACTTGTGGTGTGTCGACGCAAAGGCCGGGACGACCCTTTGGAAGTTCCATCACCGGTCGGACTTGCTGGAAAGCGTCAATGCCATGACTCCCGTGGTCGACGGATCAAAGGTGTTCATCAGCGAGTGCTATGAAGTGGGAAGTGTGTTGCTGGATGTGGATTCATCCGAATTACCAACCGTCGTTTGGCAAGACCCGCGTCGCGATCGTCGACGTATGGCGATGCGCAGCCACTGGGCGACGCCGGTTTTGGTCAATGGTTACCTTTACGGCTGTAGTGGCCGAAACGCCCCGGACAGCGATTTTCGTTGTGTGGACCTGATGACGGGTACCGTCAAATGGACTGGATTGGAACGCCGACGCAGCAGCGTGACCGCGGTGGGGGACCATTTGTTGATTTTGGAGGAACGCGGCACACTTCACATCGCAAAGGCCGAACCCGAAGCACTGTCGATTCAGGCTTCGCATGATCTGTCCACTGAAGAAGCCTTTGCGAACGGCGACGCAAAGTCAGCACTTCGGTACCCCTGTTGGTCCGCGCCCCTGTGGGTGTCCGTCCCCGATCGTACGCCGCAAATACTGGTCCGTGGCGATCAAACGGTCCTGTGTTTGCAATTCCCGATGAAGTGATAACGGGACCGATGAGGCATTGTCCAAGTTGGCCCAGCGGACCCGGAGTCCTAGGGTTGCTCCGGCGCCGCGTCGTCAATCGCATCGCCTGAACTCGATGCATCGCCAGGATCCTGTTTACCAGTTGGATTGACTGGGGATTCGAACAGAAACTGAAAGTCGATCGTCAGGGTATCGATACGTGCTTTGATACTGTTGTGTGGCATCAACGTTTGTTCGGTATCGCGGAACGTGAACTTGGATCCGACGTCGTTTCGCAATTGCTGCGCGACCAGTTTGCCGTTTCGAACATCGATGGCTTGGAAATCCAATGACTGCTCACGCTTTCCTTGCGTCGAATAGGCACTGCGCAAACGTGTGAACAGCAACAGCGGTGAAGCCGCGGGTTGGTCCAAGGTAACGCCCCAAGGAAGTTCGAAATCTTGCCGCCATTTCAATTCGCCGGTGACGCTATCAAATGCCAACGCGGCTCCCGCTTCCTTTTGATTGTCTGTCGTGCGGCCGTCCAGTTTTTCCGATTCGATGTCATTGCTTGCCGGCAAACTTACTTGAGGCAGAATGACCAAACCACCGCGCATTTGAACGCTTGATAACCCGTGATGTGCCTGCGACATGTCGATTGATTCGCGGGCAAGTTCCTTTCCGGTTTGCAGATCCCAGACTGCAAGCTTGCCTTCATGATTCAGAACCGTGACCCAACGACCGTTCAACAGGTCCCCGAACGAATCTTCGGTGGACTGGCTGGAACGGGACACGATGCAGTCGTCGGATTCGATCATCACGCCACCGTCGTCAGCGAATGGATCGATCATGATCACGCGTCGACGCAGTGAATCGTCTTGGTCATCTTCACCGTCGGCCTGAATCGCGACAACAAAGCGATCGCTGCGGCCCCACAGATTGCCATGATTCCAAGGCTTTTGACTGGTCAGTGTCCCGTCATACAGATCGTAAACTCGAATCTCATTCGTTTCGTCGGAGACAAGGGCCACACGCGATCCGTCGACGACCAACACGCCGGTTCGTGGTGCGTCGGTGGTTCGCCATCGTGTGTCGCCCGTGATCGCATCCAGGCACATCAATTCGCCGTTTCGAAACACGAAGAAGCGATCGCCCAGGATCGGTCCCACACTGATTTCCGGCAGCATTCCGTTGATCATCGTTCCACTGCTGATTCGGTTGCGATAAATGACATCGCCCAAATCGTTTTCGGTACGCACGGATGAAACGCCCGATTCGCGACTGACCAATTCACGTCGCCAGATCATCGGTGGTTGCATCGCGTCATTGACTTTGGTCATGTCCAACGCGATCAGCTCCGTTCCCACACTTAACAGTGCCAGGCTTCCGCTGATCGCATATTCCCGCATGCCGTTGCGATTGGGGTGCGGGGACAGCGCGATCGGTCGTGCGCGTCCCAACGCATCACGCACTTGCAGCGACTGGCTGCTGTTGGTGCCGATTTCCCATCCGGCAAACGTTCGTCCCGATTCCGACGATAAACGTAAAGTGGCAAAGCGGCGCTGCAACGCTTGGAAATTGGACATGGCCATGGTCGGACTGGCTCGCGTTAACAGGTCCAAGCTGACGTCGACGCGATCGGGCCACAGATCCAGCGGCGCGGTTCGCTGGCCAAGCAAATCGGGTAACGGGCCGGCCCAATCCGCTTCGGCCAACCGATCAATCGCCGTTCGGTTTGCCAGTTCGGCGATGACCGCGGATGCGTCTTCCGGCATCTCGGACTTTGCGTAGGCATACGCCAACATGTAAAGACGATCGTCGGAAAGCTCTTTCCAACGTCGATGTGGCAGTGTGCCCAGTGCCATCCGTTCGATTAAATGATATTGACGTTTCGTTTTCAAACGATCGAACAACACGTGGCCGATCTGGTCGGCGAATCCTGTCGGTGACCATTGCCGCATCAATTCTTGCAGCTGCGCGGTCGGGCGGGCCAACTGTTCCGACAACGTGCGGCTGACCAAATCGTCCAGCTTCTCCTCAGACACCGAAACGTTGTTGGTTTGGTCTTCGGTGATTCGATAGCAACGTGCCACGCGGCCGGCGATCCATTCATGCACCGAAAGCGTTTGCGAACCGGTAACCACCGTGCCGTCGCTTTCGGGGGCATCCAACACCAAGCTGGACAATGCCAACAGTTCACGCAGTGATTGTTCCGGTTGGCCTTGACGCAGAAAACCATCCACCTTCAGGCGTTGGAATTCCAGCAACTGTTCCGGCTGATCGATTCTGGGTTCCAGCTTGGCAATCAGATCGGTATCGATGCTTTCCGATTCACGTAACTGTTCCAGCATCGCCGACACCAGCAGTTGATCAATTTCATCGTTGTCGCTATCCAACGCTTCGGCTTTGTGCAGCACATCGACGGCTTGGTCGCGTTGACCGTTTTCCAGCAACAGTTGCGCTTGGTCGATCAGTGCCATCACATCGTCGGGGTTTTGGTCCAGACGAAGACGCACTTCTGGTTGCAAACTACTCATCCCCGATGCCATGACGACTTCGGTCGCAGTTTGACTGAATAGTTCGCCACCGGATGCCACTAGATTGCCCAACGGATAGTCGACCTTTTTGCGACCCGTGATCGACCCATCAGCGGTCGAAATCCGAATCAGTTCGTGTTGCGTTGTGGGGACGTAATAGTCGCCATCGCCGAATGCTCCACGACCCGCCACTTCTTGATCGCCGGCAAACACAGAATCATCGACGGCCCAAACTTTCGTTCCCGATTCCAGGTCATACGCGGCAACCTGACGGCGGCCGACCAAGATGTAATTGCCGTCGCGAATTCCGGCGACGTACAGTTCACCGTTTCTGGGTTTCGCACGAAAACTGGGTTGCCCCGTCGCCGCATTCAGAACGATCAATTGGTCGCTTTCGATGGGGGTGATCACCACATGACCGTCGCCGGCGATTGCGACGCCGTCGGCCCAACGACGCTGGGTGGATTCACGATCATTTCGCTCGGGATCAAAAAAACTGTTGTTGGCGGCGGAACGAGGCCGTGGGTAACGATGGGCCCAGCGGAACGTCCGGTCCGCTAAATCAATCGCGACCACCAATCCGTTTCCGGTCGCACAAATCAATAGCCCTTGATAATAGGTTGGCATCGCGCCGGCCAATCTTCGCTGTGCATCGAATCGCACCGGCAAGCCATCAATCGAACCCAAAGTTTGTCGCCAAATTTCTTGGCCGGTCGCGGGATCCAGGCAATACAGTCCCAGATCGCCGCTGACTTCCGCCATCACATACAACCGGCCATCGATGGGCAGTGGTGGCCCCAAAAAGAAAGCATCGCCCAAGGTGCTGGCTTCATCTTCATCAGCCCCGATTCGCCACAGCAGCTTGCCCTGTGTCTTCAGTTCCAAAGCGACCAGGGTGTTGGCCGCTTCCCGACGTGATCGCAATCCCATCGCGCTATTGCCCATGCGAAACGATTCCAGGTCATCCAATCCGTCCAGTAAGAACAACCGTTGGCCGTCGCTGGAAAGCTGGCCATAGGGAAGGTCGTGCCAAACCCGCTGGACCAATTGTGCGACCTCCTGTTCCTCGCTCAGCGATGGATGCGGCGTTTCGAAATCATCCAACGCATCCTGGGCGGAATACCAAGGAAAGGTCCAAACCATCTTGCCAGTGGATTGATCGATTCCGGTCAGCCATTTGGTCGTCCGGACCATCACTTGGCCGTCGATCGCAAGCGGTTGCGCGCTGGGAGGCAGCAGAACACCTTGGCTGCGGAAACGTTCGGCTTGGTCGGCCAGCAATTCGGATTCCCGGGGCGATGCGGTCGATTCGACCACCCATTCCGGCCGAGTCAGCGGCATTTGCCCTGACGCACCTCCGTTACGGTCCGGCGTCGTTCCCATCAAACCAAAGTTCTGCCTCAATCGAGCCGACGCCAAATCGGCGATCGTCGCCGCATCGTCACACCATTGACGCAATGATTCGCCCGAACGGCTTTCGCCCGCGGCGATTGCCTCGGCATCGCCGATCGCGGGAACCGGCCCGGAAAGTTCCAGCTCCGGTTCAAGTTTTAGTTCCGATTGCCGGGCCGCGACCGCGAACAATGCAACAACCGATGCGTCGATGTGCGGTGAAGCGTCGGCTTGCGGAATGATGTCTTTCAACAGCATGGCACAATGCAAGGCTTCGCCACGCTGCCACGCGCGACGTGCCAGGACGATCGAAGACAGATACCCGGCCTGGGTGTGGAAGTACCGGCGTCGGACTTCGGCCAAGGCAAGCCAATCACGTTGCTGGGTCGCCTGGTCGAAAATTCGTCGTGCCGACGGGCCGTACAGTAATTCATACGTCTCGCGTGCGTCGGCCGGCAAATCGCCGATCATCTGGCGGGCTTGGCGGATCAAGCTTTGTGACAACGTGGCGTTGGGATCCTGGTCGACCGAGTCCAGGAAATAGTCTTGGGTCAGCGCCAGGTCGGCTGCTTCGCTGGTCTCTTGCTGCAGGAAATCGCCTAAGCCGGCAACGGCATCGCTCCATTGCTGTTGATCGATTGCTCGCTGGGCGTCGCTCAAGATCTGTCGCACTGCGCGGGGTGGCGTGATCAAGCCCGCGGATGATTCGGCGCGATTTTGAAAGGGCAGGCCTTGGGCCGACACGGTGCCGCAAAGCATCGCCAGCCAGCCCAGGTAAACCAACAAAAACCGAAAGCGGAAAGACAAGGTCATCGTTTGATCCGATGTGATGATGGCGTATGAATCGATTCGCCGATTGCAGAATACGGTGCTTTCAACCGAGTCCATTGTAAAACCCGTTCACCCCAGCGATACACCGATCAATCGTGCGATCTGCCGTTGATGCCCCCTACAGGGGAATCCAACACTCGCGTCTTCGCGGGCGATGACAAAGGACCGACGTATCGCCGTGCGGTCATCACCGAATCTAGCCGACGCTGAATCTGGTCAGACTTCGCCCGATCGATCGATTCGGTCCAGACCGCCAGCGGGCCCGATTAGACAACGCATGCCAGCAGACGCTGCGAAACCTCGTCCATCGTTCCGGTGCCATCAACGTCGGTCAGGATGCCGGACTGGCGGTAATAGTCCAGAACGGGCCGAGTTTGCGATTCAAAGATTTCCAGGCGGACCCGGATGGTTTCGTCGGTGTCGTCATCGCGGTCTTCGGTTTCCGCACGACGTGCCAAACGTTCGATCAAGATTTCCTGGGGGACGCACAGCGAAATGACATGGGTCAGCTGTTCGTCTTGGCTGCTCAAGTAATCGTCCATCAGCCGCGCCTGTTGGACATTCCGCGGAAAACCATCCAGCAGGTAGCCCGATGAACAATCCGCCTTTTCCAAACGACGGGTCAGGATCTTCATCACCAAATCGTCGGGGGCTAAGCGGCCGCCGTCGATATAGCTGGCCACCAATTCGCCGACCTCCGATCCGTCCTTGGTCGCACGCAGCATTTCGCCGGTCGACAAATGCGGGATCGACAAACGTTCGGACAGACGCCGGCACTGGGTGCCCTTGCCTGCCCCGGGCGGACCAATGAAGACGATCCGGAACACGGGGGCGTCGTTGTGATCGACGCCACGTCGGTTGGATGCGTTCAAAGATTCACCGAGTCAGAAGCGAAACGAAACGGTCGGGCGACGGCCACGCTCAGACGACGGGTGACGTTCCGCCACCGGCACCTTCAAGCAACCCGCGATAGTTTCGCATCACCAAGTGGCTGTCGATCTTCTGCACCAAGTCGAATGCGACGCTGACGGCGATAAGAAGGCCCGTTCCGCCGTAAAAACCAGCGATCGAATAAGGCACACCCAACGACCCGTAAACAATCGTCGGGACGATCGCGATCAATCCCAAGAACGCGGCCCCGACATAGGTGATTCGTACCATCACCTTTTCCAGGTAATCGGTCGTTCGCTTGCCGGGACGATACCCCGGAATGAACGTTCCGCTTTCCTTCAGGTTGTCCGACATTTCTTTCGGGTTGAACGTGATGGCCGTCCAGAAGTAGCAGAAGAAGAAAATCAACGCGACGTACAGCAGATTGAAGAAGTAGGAGCTTTGGTCCTGCATCGACAATCCGACCATGTTCAGCCAACGGAACAACGACGAATCAGTCTCAAACAGACCCGCCATGAATCCGAAGAACACCCCGGGAATCATCAGCAAACTGCTGGCGAAAATGATCGGCATCACGCCGGCTTGGTTAATCCGCAGCGGCAAGAATTGACGGGTGCCACCGTAAACACGGCGTCCGCGGGTGAACTTGGCCGATTGCGTCGGGATCTTGCGTTGCCCCAGCGTGATGAAGACCACGCCGAAAACAACACAGACAAACAACAAGACCAACAATATCAGTGTTTCAATGCCGACCTGTCCGCGGCTAAGCCCCGTCAGTTGCGGCTTCATGTTTCGGATCAGTTCATACAACGCTTTGGGCATCTGGGCCAAAATGCCCGCCATGATCAACAGGCTGATGCCGTTGCCGATACCGTATTCGTCGATCTGTTCGCCCAACCACATCAGGAACACCGTCCCGCAGGTCATCACCAGGACGGCGACGATCTGCCAGCCCCAAAACAGGCCCGTGCCTTCGGCGTTCAAAAAGTTCGGGTTGATGTTTCCGAAGCCACCCGGGCCACCGGCCATCAACATGAACTTCAGGTACATGTAGCTTTGGACCAAACAAATCGCCACGGTCAGATAACGCGTGTATTCGTTCAGCTTTTTGCGGCCCGCCTCGCCTTCCTTCTTCAGCTCTTCCAGCGGTTTGTAAACGCTGCCCAGCAACTGGAAAATGATCGACGCCGAAATGTAGGGCATGATCCCCAGACCAAAGATCGTCGCCTGGCGCAGATCGCTGGCGGCGAACATGCTGACCCGCTCGAAGAAGTCGGCCGCCCCACCGGAGGATTCGCCCAAGTTCGTGGCGACCATCGGCAACGGGATGTGAAAACCGATCCGATAAACGGCCAGCAACCCGATGGTCAGAAGCACCTTCTTCCGCAATTCGGGAATGGTGAAGACGATTCGAAGCTTTTCAAACATGTGCCAGAACGGACAACGGGGATGGCGTGCAGAAAAGACGAAGATTAGCGATTTTCCGGTTCGTCCGCGAGGCTGAACGGTCGGAAATTTGCCTTCCGCAACCGCAGAAAACACCACAAAATCGGCTGTCAGGCAGATTTCACCGAATCTTTCTGCCAATTCTTTCCCGTCACAGGGGATCGAAGAAGCGGTCATGCCGGCTTCGCTGCAGGGGCCGGCTGATCGGACCGGAACGCCGGCGACGGTAACGATTCGGCCCATGGAACTAAGCCGGCCGATGCCGATTTGAATCAGAAACCGGCTCCCGCGTTGGCCGATCCATCCGGCCGAACTCTTTCACGATATGCCCATCAATTTGAGGCATGGTCCACCTCACGCCGGCGCTGCCGGGAAAATGCGGGTGGTGTTCGATCCCCACTTTGTTGGCTGGGCCGCTTGATTGCTGATATCATCGACGGACGCACGTAACCGTTGACTAGTTTTTGGCGGCAGTCTTTAGGGGGCTCGCAGTAGAGGACTGCCGTTGGAAAGCACGCCGTCTCGGATTGGTCGATCATGAGTGGTACAGGGAAATCAACCGATAGCCTGCTCCAGTCGTTGCAGGCTGAGCTGCGAGGGATGGCCGCAAAAAAATTGCGTGCCGAACGGCCCGACCATCTATTGCAGACGACCGCCTTGGTCAACGAAGTCTATTTGAAACTTCAGGGCGAACATTTGACGTCCGGTTGGACCAGCCGCTCTCATTTTCTGCGGGCATCGGCCGAGGCGATGCGACGGATCTTGGTGGATTCGGCTCGGGCCAGACTTTGCCAGAAACGGGGCGGCGGGATGGCGCGCGCCGATCTCGGTGACATCGCGCTGGAATTGCCAATGGCCCCCGATGACTTGCTCGGGATTCACGATTGTCTCGACCGATTCGCGGAGGAAGACGAGGTGAAGGCCGAACTGGTCAAGCTGCGTGTCTTTGGTGGTTTGACGCAGCGGGAGGTCGCCCAGGTTCTCGACATTTCTCGGGCCACGGCGGATCGATACTGGGCCTACGCGAAAGCACGACTGATGAAAATGATGGATCCGGAGTCGAATTAAGGATCCGGCTTCGGACCGACGTGGATCAATATTTTCTCTTTGGGGTGAGGCACGCTGGTACGAAAATGCGCCGAGAACTTGTCGGAAAGACATCTTTTTTCGATCCGTCCTACTGGCGAGTTCTGCGATGCCCTCCACCGATGACCAGGTCGAATCGCTCTACGCGGAATTGCTACGAATCGAATCCGATTCGGACCGCGAAGCGTTTCTGCAGGCACAGCAGGTAGAATCGCCCGAGCGAGCGGAGCAGCTTCGGGAGTTGTATCGGTGCGGGAAGTTTGCCCAGCGGGTTTTCCGTGCGCTCGATGACGACGATCGGCAACTGAACGAGACCTGCGACTCAAACCCGACCGACAGAAAAAATTTGGAGTGGACGGTCGGGCACGGTCGGCTTTCCGAATTGCGGGCCGGAGCTGGAATCGGCCCCTACAAACTGCTGGAGCCGATCGGCGAAGGCGGCATGGGCGTCGTCTACCTGGCACAGCAGTCTGCCCCCGTCCGCCGCAAGGTCGCCCTAAAAATCATCAAACCGGGGATGGACAGCAAGCAGGTGATTGCCCGCTTCGAGGCCGAGCGTCAGGCGTTGGCAATGATGGAGCACCCAAACATTGCCCGGGCACTCGACGCGGGGACGACCGAATCGGGACTACCCTATTTTGTGATGGAGCTCGTTCGCGGCATACCGATGACCGAGTACTGCGACCGGGCGAAGATGCCCAACCGTCAGCGATTAGAGTTGTTTTGTGACGCCTGCAACGCGATCCAGCACGCTCATAACAAAGGCATCATCCACCGAGACATCAAGCCGTCCAACGTCCTGGTCACCGAACAGGATGGCAAACCGCTGGTCAAAGTCATCGACTTCGGTGTTGCCAAGGCGCTGACCGACAATTTGACGGACAAGACATTGTTCACAGGGATGTTCCAGTTGATGGGGACCCCGCTGTACATGAGCCCCGAACAGGCCTCCCTGTCCAACGTCGATGTCGATGTCCGCAGCGACGTGTATTCGTTGGGTGTGATGTTGTATGAGTTGCTCTCGGGCACTTTGCCGATCGATCGCCACACCGCGAAGGAACTCACCTTCGAACAGCTTCGCCTACGAATTTGTGATACCGAGCCACCGCGGCCGAGTAAAAGGCTCAGCACCCTCAAGGAAGACCAGGAAACCATTGCGGAGCGTCGTGGTTTACCTCCCAAACAGATTGGGCGATTGATCACCAGCGAGCTCGACTGGATCGTGATGAAGGCGATCGAAAAGGACCGCAAACGGCGGTATCAGTCGGCACGGGAGTTCGGAGAGGACATTCGTCGCCTTCTTGATGGCAAGATGGTCGAGGCTTGTCCGCCGTCGACGATCTATCAGCTAAGACGCTACGCCCATCGCAATCGTTGGCTGATGATGTTTGCGGCGAGCATTATCTTGACCATGACAATCGGAACGCTCACAAGCCTAAAATTCGCTTTCGACTCTCGACGAAATGCTGAGATCGCATCACGAGCCCAGGGAAAGGCGGAGAGTCTAGCAGCCGACTACAAGTCGTTGCTTGAGCTTTCCGAGGCAAATGCCAAGTCGGCCGAAATCGCTTCACAGAAAGCCCAAGCCGCATCCATGGAAGCTCGAAAGACGGCATATGTTTCAGACATCCGCTTGGCCGCCGCTCAGGTCAAGCAGGGATTGCAGTCCGAAGCGATGGAAACACTGTCGGAATATGCGGTGGTCAAAGATCAAATCGACTTGAGAGGTTTCGAGTGGTACTACCTTCTAGGGCAAGCGAATCAAAGCGATCGCGCATGGCGAATCGGAGCTGAGGTCGTCGGCATCGACTGGAGCAGCGACGGAAAGCTGATTGCCACCGTGGATCACACGTCCGCCTGTACGGTTTGGGATGCCGAAACGGGAGAACAATTGCACCGCTGGAATCCTGGTCGGACCATCGGGAAGTGCGTCCGTTTCAGCGATGACGGACAATGGCTGGCTTGGGGGACTGCATCCGATGACGCCAAAGTCCGGATCTGGGACCGAAAGACCGATACGGTGTCGGAATTAGCAACGTTTCCCGGCTCGGTATGGTCGATTCGCTGGAACGCCGATAACGATGAGATTCTGGTTGGCTGCATCACCCACTCGAATGCAGAGTCACGTAAGAACCCGACGGTGTTCCTCCTTCGACGCGTCAACGAGAAGTGGCAGATGGTTGAAAAAGACAGGTACCAGGGGAATCTCAAACTGGTGGACTGGAATTTTGACGAGTCACGAATCTGGGCTGTCAACGAGAAGAATTCTAACCACCTACGTAAATATCAGTTCAGCACCCTCAAGCACGAACACGTGGAAGGTGTTGCGCCGCCCAACACAAAAGATGGAGCGTTGGCCAATTGCTCACCGTGGATGGCAATCACCGATGCTAGTGGCTGGTGCGTCGTCATCAACGAAGCGAATCAAGAAGAGATCAAGAGATTTCGATGCCACTGGAGCGAATGTCGACCGACTTGGAGTCGTGATGATCGATTCCTAGCGACCTCAGGCATCGATGGCTACGTCAAGATTTGGAATTCCGAGACGTGGGAGCTTGTCCGGCAATTCGGCGGGCATCTCGGTAAAGTACATGACACGGCGTGGTCACCCGACGGCAACCGACTTGCAGCGTCTGGAGCCGACGGGCAAATAATCGTTTGGTCGATGGACGAAGAACCACGCAACATGCACCTGATTGGTCGGCGACAAGGTCAACGACGTTTCCGCTGGGCGACCCCGGAAACCATACAATACTGCGATGACAGCTCTCTCTACGAACTTAACGTTGACACAGGTAACAAGCGACTAATCGAACGCTACCCGTCTGCCTCAGAAAAATGGATTCTTGGCGCAACTGACTTCGCATTGGGACTGAAAAATAGTGCAATTGCCGATTGTACAGACCCTCGATTGGCTTCCGTTCTTGAAGGCAAAAGAGTTGCGCAATTTGCGGTGCATCGGTCGAACGAGAGGGCGCGTCTCGTATTGAGTCTTGGTTCACGCACGATACCAATCATCTTCGATTCCCAAAGCCACGACGATGAAATCGCTGTGGGAGATAAACACTTTGTGAATGTGGCCCAGTTCGACTGGTCACCCGATGGTAAGAAGATAGCCGCGGTTGGGAACGGGCTTCAATCGGATGATGGCACTCCGGCCTACCATGGATGGCTCTACATGATTGATGCGAGCACCGGATCAATCGATCAACGAGTTCAAGTCGGTTTGTCGCGTGATGGGGCTCGAACGGTCGACTGGTCAAACGACGGGACAATGTTGGCCGTGGGGAACGATGTCGGTATATGCGAAACGTACACGTCAGGTGACCTAATGAAAGTTGCCGGCGATAACCTTCATCGAGCAAAAGTGAATTCGGTCGACATTCATCCCGATGGTCGAACGGTCGCGTCCGGTGGAGAGGATCACGTTGTCTTGGTGTGGGACGCGAATTCCGGGGAAATCCTCCTTCGCTGGCAACTCGATCATGAAGCACGTCAAGTCGCATGGTCACAAGATGGGAGACGGCTTGGTGCTTACGACGCTGGAGGGAAACTTCACATCTGGGACATCGTCCGGGGAGAACAATTTGCCGGTTCAGACGCGTTTCTGGGCCGAATGGATTACCAAGTGAAAGAGGACATGTTTCGGTCGATCGATGCGGAACAATGGGACGCCGCCGCGACGTATGCCAGTTGTTGGATCGATCTTGCGGGAACTGAAATTGATTCTCCCTACTATTGCGCGGCTCTGCTGAAACTTGCCGTCGGAGACAAAGAGTCAGCTCGGTCGGTCGTCGATCAAATGCTCGCTAGACTTCCAGGAACAGATCCGCCCTCCAAGGAATCTTGGATACCGTGGACCGCTTCGTTGGCGTCAAATCTTTTTAAAGATTCGGATAGGGTCATCGAAGTCGCGCGTCGCACAGCCCACGAAAATCCCGAGGATGAGTCGGCCGCTTTTAAGCTTGGCACGGTTCTCGTGAGAGCTGGCCGACATGAAGAAGCGGACAAGGTTTTCCGGGAATTGCGGTTGAAACGCGGCGAACGCAAGGCTCCGGTCAATTTTGGATTCTTCTATGCAATCAACACATGGCACCTAGGCGACGTGCGGCGAGCAAAGGAATTGTTGTCAGCGGCCGACGAGGTCGCGGAATCGGAACTGAAATCCGATTCAGCGTGGAATCGCCTG
The DNA window shown above is from Crateriforma spongiae and carries:
- the secY gene encoding preprotein translocase subunit SecY yields the protein MFEKLRIVFTIPELRKKVLLTIGLLAVYRIGFHIPLPMVATNLGESSGGAADFFERVSMFAASDLRQATIFGLGIMPYISASIIFQLLGSVYKPLEELKKEGEAGRKKLNEYTRYLTVAICLVQSYMYLKFMLMAGGPGGFGNINPNFLNAEGTGLFWGWQIVAVLVMTCGTVFLMWLGEQIDEYGIGNGISLLIMAGILAQMPKALYELIRNMKPQLTGLSRGQVGIETLILLVLLFVCVVFGVVFITLGQRKIPTQSAKFTRGRRVYGGTRQFLPLRINQAGVMPIIFASSLLMIPGVFFGFMAGLFETDSSLFRWLNMVGLSMQDQSSYFFNLLYVALIFFFCYFWTAITFNPKEMSDNLKESGTFIPGYRPGKRTTDYLEKVMVRITYVGAAFLGLIAIVPTIVYGSLGVPYSIAGFYGGTGLLIAVSVAFDLVQKIDSHLVMRNYRGLLEGAGGGTSPVV
- a CDS encoding serine/threonine-protein kinase; translated protein: MPSTDDQVESLYAELLRIESDSDREAFLQAQQVESPERAEQLRELYRCGKFAQRVFRALDDDDRQLNETCDSNPTDRKNLEWTVGHGRLSELRAGAGIGPYKLLEPIGEGGMGVVYLAQQSAPVRRKVALKIIKPGMDSKQVIARFEAERQALAMMEHPNIARALDAGTTESGLPYFVMELVRGIPMTEYCDRAKMPNRQRLELFCDACNAIQHAHNKGIIHRDIKPSNVLVTEQDGKPLVKVIDFGVAKALTDNLTDKTLFTGMFQLMGTPLYMSPEQASLSNVDVDVRSDVYSLGVMLYELLSGTLPIDRHTAKELTFEQLRLRICDTEPPRPSKRLSTLKEDQETIAERRGLPPKQIGRLITSELDWIVMKAIEKDRKRRYQSAREFGEDIRRLLDGKMVEACPPSTIYQLRRYAHRNRWLMMFAASIILTMTIGTLTSLKFAFDSRRNAEIASRAQGKAESLAADYKSLLELSEANAKSAEIASQKAQAASMEARKTAYVSDIRLAAAQVKQGLQSEAMETLSEYAVVKDQIDLRGFEWYYLLGQANQSDRAWRIGAEVVGIDWSSDGKLIATVDHTSACTVWDAETGEQLHRWNPGRTIGKCVRFSDDGQWLAWGTASDDAKVRIWDRKTDTVSELATFPGSVWSIRWNADNDEILVGCITHSNAESRKNPTVFLLRRVNEKWQMVEKDRYQGNLKLVDWNFDESRIWAVNEKNSNHLRKYQFSTLKHEHVEGVAPPNTKDGALANCSPWMAITDASGWCVVINEANQEEIKRFRCHWSECRPTWSRDDRFLATSGIDGYVKIWNSETWELVRQFGGHLGKVHDTAWSPDGNRLAASGADGQIIVWSMDEEPRNMHLIGRRQGQRRFRWATPETIQYCDDSSLYELNVDTGNKRLIERYPSASEKWILGATDFALGLKNSAIADCTDPRLASVLEGKRVAQFAVHRSNERARLVLSLGSRTIPIIFDSQSHDDEIAVGDKHFVNVAQFDWSPDGKKIAAVGNGLQSDDGTPAYHGWLYMIDASTGSIDQRVQVGLSRDGARTVDWSNDGTMLAVGNDVGICETYTSGDLMKVAGDNLHRAKVNSVDIHPDGRTVASGGEDHVVLVWDANSGEILLRWQLDHEARQVAWSQDGRRLGAYDAGGKLHIWDIVRGEQFAGSDAFLGRMDYQVKEDMFRSIDAEQWDAAATYASCWIDLAGTEIDSPYYCAALLKLAVGDKESARSVVDQMLARLPGTDPPSKESWIPWTASLASNLFKDSDRVIEVARRTAHENPEDESAAFKLGTVLVRAGRHEEADKVFRELRLKRGERKAPVNFGFFYAINTWHLGDVRRAKELLSAADEVAESELKSDSAWNRLLTIKLLRQEAHDLIDPRRE
- a CDS encoding ECF-type sigma factor, whose protein sequence is MSGTGKSTDSLLQSLQAELRGMAAKKLRAERPDHLLQTTALVNEVYLKLQGEHLTSGWTSRSHFLRASAEAMRRILVDSARARLCQKRGGGMARADLGDIALELPMAPDDLLGIHDCLDRFAEEDEVKAELVKLRVFGGLTQREVAQVLDISRATADRYWAYAKARLMKMMDPESN